ATACCGCATTCGCAAGTGATGTATATTGTGTTGCTGAGACATAAGCTGCCAAACAAAGCCCCAAACAAATACCACTAGCAAGCATAGATGCGCTTACTTTCGTGGTTCTAATCAAGTGCATTTTACCTTGATAAAATAACATGCCGACGACACATATCGCCCCCACCAGCATGCGCGTAAAAGCAATAACATCACCACTGGTATTTATATTTCTCGAAAAAAGTCCAACACACCCCATTAAAATGGCAGAGGCAATCATCGTGACATAACCTAATGTTTTCGTATTCATGATCCTTTCCTTTTTTTGTCATTGTTAGCTTGTTCGCTCATTTCCCCACCACCTACGATTTGATAATACAAATACACCACAAAAACAAACGTGCACAATAATAAATTAGCGATAATAAAAACATCTATTGTCCAGTATCTCGTGAGCATTTTTATCTCCTTTAGTGGCGATATAAATTGGGTTGAATATATTCTGTTTTAATTAGAAATAGATACTAGTAAAAAACTGCCAGTAACTAACGATTCCTTGCTCGTCATGAAACAATGAGGACCAAAACAATAAAAAAAGAAAAAACAATTCCTATCTTACTGAAAAATATAACATATATTAATAAAAAACAAAAAAAGGCTTCCGAAGAAGCCTTTAAGGTATTGTAATAAAAGGATTAATAATCCCAATGATCTACATTATGTGAACCTTTAAACTGATTAGGGAAATAATCTTCACAAGTACCTTCACGCCAAACATCGGCCGTCGCACAATGTAATCCACCACCAAAGGCATAAGCATCACGCATTGCAACAGGCAGTACTTCAAAGCCTAATTTATCAAATTGCTCCATTTGTGCTGTTTCTGTTGCTTCCACACAAACCGTTTTATGATCGATAATTAAGGTGTTCATCGATAACCATGTACTTGAGTAACAAAGTGCCGGTGGTGTATCCCAAGATGGTTTAACCGCTTCCACAATTTCCCAATCATTTTTCTCAAAGATTTCACGTTGACCTTTAAATAATGGGCGATTAGGGTTGAGTAACATAAGCCCTGGACGAAGTGGGCAGAATGTAGCATCAATATGAATGGGATGATTATCTTCAAAGCTTAAGGTATGAATACGGTAACCTTGAGGCTCATATTTACGTTTTAGCCAACGAATACCCGCTAAGTTAGTGGTTAGACCGTGCTGGATGAAAATATCTTTACCTAAGCGCATAACATCAGCAGCATCAAATAAAATATCCGTTTCTTTGGTGCTATATTCTTTACGTAATGAGCGCTCCATTGTTTCTTTATCAGATAAAAACTCGTACGCAGCCACATAATCCATACGGAAACTTTCATCGGCTAGGCGTGGTCGTGGTGCTTGCTCTATTAAGCAATTTGGATCAGATTCAAAATATTCACGAAGAAGATCAACATACGCCAAATATTCAAAATAACGACTACGGAAACTCATTGGTGCCATTAACATTGATTTACCCATAGTTAATAGGCAATCACGTGGAGGCATAACACCAAAACCTGAGCTGATCGTAAAATCTGGCGTAGTAATACGCTCATGCCAGTCAACGGCGCTGGGACGATCTACAATAATATTGCGATCTTCTAATAATTTAGAAAAATCATTTAAACATTCATTGGCAATATCAATCGATTCTTGTGTTCTACGTCCGGCTTTACCGCCACGCATTGGAGAATCGGCTGGAATTTTTTCATTACTTGCGGGGCAAGCTTCTGGAATATGTTGGTTATCTGCGATACCCACGATAACGTGGCGTAAAGGATCAAAATCATTATAAGATTCGACATGTAAACCTTCACGTACAATAGGCACACCGGAATCTTTTCTTTGTAACGCAGGCATTGCATTTGGATATAAATCACTGGAAATACTCATTCTAAATCTCCTATATTGTAATATATAAAATGTTTTTATTTTTTTGTATTTAGACTAAAAAATATGACATCTTTCCTTTTCAACACAGCCAGTATCGAGGATTTAGAAAAAGATAATAGTCTTTTAATGACAACAATTAACTGTTTTCTGCTGAGCATATAAAAAATGTTAGGCGAGACAAGTTACACATGAATATTGCGTATTTACCATGATATTAAAGGGGAAATTAATAAAGTTTTATAGATAAGAAGCAATCTCTCTTTATTTTTAGAGATCACATTGTGTTATTTTGAGTAAATATATAAAGAGTAGAGATAGGAATAATAAAAACAGCAGAGAAAATAATGGTCGGTATGATAGGATTTGAACAAGAACAAGATACCATTTAAAATCAACAGGGTACCAAAAAAAAGGCAAATCATTACAGTCTATCTAGTGATGTACCTTTTTAGAGAGTCATGATACTGTTCGATCCTACTTAAAGTTTGTTGTAAACTTATTTTCACTCTGACATTCAACAGTAAAATAGCTCATCACCATCCCAGATAGCATCTTATAAATGTTTAACACTCTTAATTAATAATGCATTAAGCCAAACTTCATTTCTAGTAGGCCTTTTATCTTCTGTTAAGTTGATATTAATAACAGATAGGTCTAAAAAATTTGATAATAGCTTTTTAAGCCGTTCTTCTGTCATATCAGTAAATATTCGCCCATCTTTTTCACGTTGATTTTCACCTAGTTTGAATGACACATAAAAAATACCCTTCGATTTTAATGCATTCGATAACACCTCAAAAGTAGTGGCTAATTCTTTCTCTGGTACATGTAGAAGTGAAGCACAAGCCCATATAGCATCATAATGAGCCACATCATCTACTTCTTCAAATCGTTTAAACTGTACATCTAACCCTGTTAGATCTTTAGCTCGTTTAACCATTTCACTTGATGCATCAAATGCATCGACGCGAAATCCTTTGCTTATAAATGCCTTACTATCTCGACCAGAACCACACCCAGCATCCAGAATTAATGCGTTCTTAGGTAGACGGCTAATAAAAGGTTGATACAGTTCTTCCATATCTACACCAACTGTATTTTCAAAGAATATATCTGCGTTATTTTGGTAGTATTGAATACTCATTAGAAAGTTATAATTCCTTTAATTTCAGGGTACCATTCATGAATGGCCATTTTTCTGGCTAACCTATATTGGTTTTGTAAAAAGCTTTTTCGCTGTTGTTCATTTTTACCAGTTTGTTGGATAAGTGTTTCTCTGAGCGGTAGATGGCTATTAATAAAGTATTCATTACGTTTGTGTAGCTGTTTAACTAGTTCAATATTTGGCACTTTAGCGAATTTCCCATCTTGGCCACGATTACAGTCACTACAAGCTAATACCAAGTTCCATATCCCATTTACATTATTGATTGTGTCCTTCAGCATCCAAGGGAAAAAGTGGTCTACATCTGCTAGTTTTTCAGATTTTTTTTCAACACTTATATGGTCATGGCAATAGAAACAATGGCCTTTTTGGTATCCATTCAAGCTATCACGACAACTAGTTATGTCTACTCTTCGCTCTTTATCTACTGTAAACAGCGTCTTAAGTTCTCTATCGTATTCAACCGAAATTAAGCTACGTGACACCCCCATCTTCCAGCCCTGCTCCACCAGCCTCCAGCGAGCCTCCGTTTCGTTTTCAAAGCTCTCAAACTGTTCACTTTCAGCTAATGTGAAAAAGTTATCCGTTAATCGAATTCCCTTTTGGGTTTTACGCTCATCTAAAAAAAATCGTTTTCCTATCTCTTCATTATTTACATTATGAAAAGCATCAATCACATTATTGAATCCTAGTTTCATTGTGGAAGTGACTAAAAGATCTTTACTCAATGTTCCTTCATTGAAAGCACTACAGACATCAAGAAACTTGCTTGATTTTGAAGTAATTTGCTTAGGGGTATGTTTTAAATGTTCACATAAATGACGACTGAATGGTTCAGCTAAGGCTTCGAGAGTGATCAGGTCATTTTCAGACTTATTCATTTCATATAAAGACTTAGCTAGTGCAAACTTATAAGAAGCAACATTACGCCCAAATAATATAATTGATCGCCAATAGTTCTCTAAAGAAGGATCTACTTGATAAAATTCCATACTATGGCCTCGGTCATAACCTAATACCAAAGGAACTAAAAAGGTTACCCGTCTTGCTTGTTGAAATTATCCCTACCTGCGTTGTGAGTTTTGAAGTGAGAACAACTATCTCCTACAACTCACGCCTGCTAGTGTTAATTTTTCCTACGCAATACATGAAAACTTAATTAATTCCTTTGGTATAAATATAATTATATTTTTTATTAATACTTAAGTTTCACATTATAACCTATTCAAAATTTTGATCGTCATTAACGTAGTTTAATTGCGCGCCTAAACACATTGAGCCTTCTCTGCTAATAGTCAGACATTATGGGGAGCAGTACCGTCATTTTAGATAAGAAAACAGATTAAAAATGGTAAAATTACACGCTAAATATCGCTCTAATTAATAATAGAACATTTTTCAAAAAAATACTGAATACCCGTTCAGCACGAGTCTACGCCCCTGCGTTAGCTAATATCACAAGGAAATACCTTTGCTAGGGTAGGCATTCTTTAATGGTGATTAACAAGACTAAACCTTTTTTATTAGTACTAGCCTTTACTATGATAGTTGTCTCATCGCTCCTATAAAACACATATTCCATAGCCAGCATGAGTCCTTAATACCCGAGCAGCCCTATTTATGCATACGAAGACGTAACCAGATAATTTAACTATCTAAAACATCATTACTGGAACGCTGAGTTCTAAAGTGATTCTCAATGTTCCACTAGAGACTGGATAATACGAAACGACAAAAAAACTTAAAAACGCTTACAGGAAAGAAAACACAGGTAGTTAGGAGGGTGTTAGACAAAGTTTGGGTGTAAAAAAACCACTTAAAAGTGGTTAATGGTCGGTATGATAGGATTTGAACCTACGACCCCTGCTCCCCCAGAGCAGTGCGCTACCAAGCTGCGCTACATACCGAATAAGTGAGCTATTTTAATAAGTTACATTCAGGATGCAACTTTTTTGTTTTTATTGTATATGTTTCATAGGCTTGATCACAAAAACACCCACACAAGGTGGGTGTTTTTTATCTAGCCTAAAAAGACTAAATGCTTAAACAATCAAAATCAACTAATGTGTCGGTATCAAGACTGTAATCAATACCTTCAATCGCAAAACCGAAAAGACGTAAAAACTCTTCTTTATATTCTTTGTAATCTGTTAACTCGAATAAGTTTTCAGTGCAAATTGATGGCCATAGTTTTGTACACTGAGCCTGTACATCTTCACGCAGTTCCCAATCATCAAGACGTAAACGGCGCGCAGAGTCAGTTGTCACTGGCGCATTATCTTCACGGTAAAGTTGAGTGGTAAATAAACGATGAATTTGCTCCATACACCCTTCATGTAAGCCTTTTTCTTTCATGATTTTAAAGACCATTGAAATATATAAAGGCATCACAGGGATCGCTGAACTTGCTTGTGTTACAACACTTTTTTGCACAGAAACATAAGCCTCACCTTGTAGTGGAGCAAGTTGCGCTTGGATAGCTGTTGAGGCGCGATCTAAATCGATTTTAGCTTTGCCTAATGCGCCATCCCAATAAATTGGCCAAGTTAACTCAGTACCAATATATGAGTAAGCAACCGTTTTAACGCCAGCAGCTAAAACGCCAGCATCGCCTAATGCGCTAAGCCAAAGTTCCCAATCTTCGCCACCCATAACGGTCACTGTATTGGCAATCTCTTCTTCTGAAGCAGGCTCTACTTGCGCTTCAATAATAATGTCTTTGTTAGTATCAATGGCAGTTGATACATAGACTTCACCAATTGGTTTTAGGCTAGAGCGAATAACTTCACCCGTATCAGGCATTTTACGTACAGGGGCTGCCACTGAGTAGATAATCGCATCAATTTGACCTAGATCTTCTTTGATAAGCGCAATTACTTTGTCTTTCATTGCATGCGAAAACGCATCGCCATTGATGCTTTTTGCATATAAACCATCTTGGTGTGCTTGTTTTTCAAAAGCAGCACTATTATACCAACCTGCAGAGCCTGTTTTACGCTCTGTTGCCGGCTTTTCAAAAAACACACCGATAGTAGAGGCGTCAGAACCGTAGGCAGCAGCAATACGAGTTGACATGCCGTAACCTGCAGATGAACCAATGATCAATACACGTTTAGGCCCATTTTTGATTTTGCCTTGTTGCTTAGTGTATTCAATCTGTGCTTGTACGTTTTTAGCACAGCCTAGTGGATGTGTTGTGGTACAAATAAAGCCACGAATTTTTGGTTTTATGATCATAGTTAAATCTCTTCTTTAATATAAAAAGGTCGCTTAATGCAACCTTTCAGGAGTTCTGTATATACCCATGTTGTTTACGCGCATCATCAATATAAAAAGAATGCGTAGTCCAACAAAAGCGCTAAATGTATCTATAAAAAAGCACCCTTTCAATACTTCACGGAATAAGGTGCATAATATACACGTTTTTTATGATGGCTTCAAAATAGCAGGCAATTCGCCACTACAACCCATCGCTTGACGTATAAATTGTTTTTTCAAGGGGTTTACTTTATCGGCAAACAATAAGGCGATATTACGCAATATTTTTTTACCCGGATCATCGCCTTGAAAAAGACGCTTAAGAAGTTCCATCGCAGCGATCATTTGCACCGCTTCGGTTTTTCTCCAACGTTCAAAGTAACGTAAATTGTCATATAAACCGATATCTTTACCCGCACTTTGATTCAAAAGAATACATTCAGATAAACTCAATGCATCTAACAATCCTAGATTTACACCTTGCCCTGCTAGAGGGTGGATGGTGTGCGCGGCGTCTCCAATTAAAGCAATACGATGTTTCGCAAAGTCGCGAGCATAACGCATGCGTAAAGGAAAATGTAAACGCGCCCCCTGTAACGAGCAGGCCCCTAATCGATTATCAAATTTACGACTTAATTGCTTATTAAATTCATCTTCGCTTAATGCTTTTAACTGCTCAATTTCATCGCTTGGTGCTGACCATACAATGGAGCATAAGTTTTCTTCAAATAAAGGTAAAAAAGCCAATGGCCCTGATGGCGTAAATATTTGACGCGCACAATGCTCATGAGAAAATTGCGTTTTAATCGTTGCTACTAAAGCATCTTGTTCATAATCCCAATAAGTCAAAGGGATATTCGCTTGCTCGCGTAACCACGAGTTAGCCCCGTCGGCTCCCACAAGCAGTTTACTGGTTAACTGCTGATCACTTTCAAGGCTCAGCCACGCTTCACCATCACCCATGCTTATTTTACAAATTTTATCGGGCGCATAAAACGTCACGTTTTTTTGCTGTTTAAGGCGCGCCATAAGCGCGTTTTGTATCTGCTCATTTTCAATGATATAACCTAACTGCTGAGCATTTACATCACGCGCTGAAAACTCAATTTTAGCAGCGGTATCTTTTTCCCAAACGGACATATTGGCATACGCAGTAATGCGATCCGCATTAATATGATCCCAAACGCCTAATTTTTCAAAAATAGTGCGACTAGCTACATTGATCGCGCTAACGCGAGATACGCTCAACGGATCTACTTTTTTATTTTCTTTATTTTCAATAATAGCAATGCGCAAATCGCTTTTGGCCAGTGACACAGCGAGCGTAAGCCCCACCATTCCACCGCCAACTATGGTTAAATCATAAGATAACATCATGATATATTTTCTTTTACAAAGGGGTTAAATTGGCCTTTTGCTTGACGAATGATAGGCCCCGCAAGTAGCGGTAAACAAGACATCGCTTGCAAGGCTATATTACGACCTAACACTAAAGGCCAAGCTTCACTGCTAAATAAAGTGACTAATGAGTGCGTCATTAATAGGGTGCGATTTTGATCGTTTTTTCGTGCAGACCAATATTGATTTAACATTTTAAACGAGCCCACTGAGTCATTTTTAGAGGCGATCTTAATTTGTTGTGCCAATTCGTATACA
The sequence above is a segment of the Psychromonas sp. CNPT3 genome. Coding sequences within it:
- a CDS encoding class I SAM-dependent methyltransferase, with product MSIQYYQNNADIFFENTVGVDMEELYQPFISRLPKNALILDAGCGSGRDSKAFISKGFRVDAFDASSEMVKRAKDLTGLDVQFKRFEEVDDVAHYDAIWACASLLHVPEKELATTFEVLSNALKSKGIFYVSFKLGENQREKDGRIFTDMTEERLKKLLSNFLDLSVININLTEDKRPTRNEVWLNALLIKSVKHL
- a CDS encoding HNH endonuclease domain-containing protein; its protein translation is MEFYQVDPSLENYWRSIILFGRNVASYKFALAKSLYEMNKSENDLITLEALAEPFSRHLCEHLKHTPKQITSKSSKFLDVCSAFNEGTLSKDLLVTSTMKLGFNNVIDAFHNVNNEEIGKRFFLDERKTQKGIRLTDNFFTLAESEQFESFENETEARWRLVEQGWKMGVSRSLISVEYDRELKTLFTVDKERRVDITSCRDSLNGYQKGHCFYCHDHISVEKKSEKLADVDHFFPWMLKDTINNVNGIWNLVLACSDCNRGQDGKFAKVPNIELVKQLHKRNEYFINSHLPLRETLIQQTGKNEQQRKSFLQNQYRLARKMAIHEWYPEIKGIITF
- the fabV gene encoding enoyl-ACP reductase FabV, producing MIIKPKIRGFICTTTHPLGCAKNVQAQIEYTKQQGKIKNGPKRVLIIGSSAGYGMSTRIAAAYGSDASTIGVFFEKPATERKTGSAGWYNSAAFEKQAHQDGLYAKSINGDAFSHAMKDKVIALIKEDLGQIDAIIYSVAAPVRKMPDTGEVIRSSLKPIGEVYVSTAIDTNKDIIIEAQVEPASEEEIANTVTVMGGEDWELWLSALGDAGVLAAGVKTVAYSYIGTELTWPIYWDGALGKAKIDLDRASTAIQAQLAPLQGEAYVSVQKSVVTQASSAIPVMPLYISMVFKIMKEKGLHEGCMEQIHRLFTTQLYREDNAPVTTDSARRLRLDDWELREDVQAQCTKLWPSICTENLFELTDYKEYKEEFLRLFGFAIEGIDYSLDTDTLVDFDCLSI
- a CDS encoding FAD-dependent monooxygenase, with the protein product MMLSYDLTIVGGGMVGLTLAVSLAKSDLRIAIIENKENKKVDPLSVSRVSAINVASRTIFEKLGVWDHINADRITAYANMSVWEKDTAAKIEFSARDVNAQQLGYIIENEQIQNALMARLKQQKNVTFYAPDKICKISMGDGEAWLSLESDQQLTSKLLVGADGANSWLREQANIPLTYWDYEQDALVATIKTQFSHEHCARQIFTPSGPLAFLPLFEENLCSIVWSAPSDEIEQLKALSEDEFNKQLSRKFDNRLGACSLQGARLHFPLRMRYARDFAKHRIALIGDAAHTIHPLAGQGVNLGLLDALSLSECILLNQSAGKDIGLYDNLRYFERWRKTEAVQMIAAMELLKRLFQGDDPGKKILRNIALLFADKVNPLKKQFIRQAMGCSGELPAILKPS
- a CDS encoding serine/threonine protein kinase, which gives rise to MSISSDLYPNAMPALQRKDSGVPIVREGLHVESYNDFDPLRHVIVGIADNQHIPEACPASNEKIPADSPMRGGKAGRRTQESIDIANECLNDFSKLLEDRNIIVDRPSAVDWHERITTPDFTISSGFGVMPPRDCLLTMGKSMLMAPMSFRSRYFEYLAYVDLLREYFESDPNCLIEQAPRPRLADESFRMDYVAAYEFLSDKETMERSLRKEYSTKETDILFDAADVMRLGKDIFIQHGLTTNLAGIRWLKRKYEPQGYRIHTLSFEDNHPIHIDATFCPLRPGLMLLNPNRPLFKGQREIFEKNDWEIVEAVKPSWDTPPALCYSSTWLSMNTLIIDHKTVCVEATETAQMEQFDKLGFEVLPVAMRDAYAFGGGLHCATADVWREGTCEDYFPNQFKGSHNVDHWDY